Proteins co-encoded in one Ooceraea biroi isolate clonal line C1 chromosome 9, Obir_v5.4, whole genome shotgun sequence genomic window:
- the LOC105280831 gene encoding zinc finger BED domain-containing protein 1: MCAKTGLRNFVLVIRHVKMENAQEYCSQLHQLKAAIDEKRLELSNRYGSSSIKTTLDRTSSDNEEDNSIDETQDTAECLVPCTKRRRRSTVCGSARVSSTPTRQRICSADRAKLIDKALTKMIALTLLPISTVSNPGFIQFMNVIEPTYKVPSAPTMTVRINMAFEEIKKAVLSKLAKVDHVALSTDCWTSRAQHSYITVSVYFIDETWTPQNYVLETQEMEECHTAQHLSSKLQFIIREWNLIGKVTAIVTDNASNILAALRLMNNIIEETEDVTCSAHSLQLSIYKGLQIDDINCIINKASKIVAHFKHSTVATNALQRAQEQIQSEKKKLIQSCRTRWNSTYFMLERLIQNRIPVETVLSNRTVTSSAVAQKLEVSEYDWILMENLIKVLKLLQMAITFLCSDTMSPTSITRPIIRTVLDNHIQINEDDDNIIHQLKETVVSDLTDRFRLNWDESESPNITINQLASFLYPRSKDLLAEPVAVRSKIRSIIAEKIHHEETQHEEAENTQINCLDFLFQTNSNVNNPQTQLSHYLAEPQISHNMDPYEWWKNHEKRYPSIAKLAKTYLAIPASSAGSERVFSTAGNIVTAKRSSSDPDLFADSDRFEYSETKIQIWIRIIRIIQGFELQ; this comes from the exons ATGTGTGCCAAAACCGGTTTGCGGAATTTCGTGCTAGTGATACGACATGTGAAGATGGAAAACGCTCAG GAGTACTGTTCCCAACTGCACCAGTTGAAGGCAGCAATCGACGAGAAGCGACTAGAATTGAGCAATCGTTATGGTTCATCTTCCATCAAGACAACATTAGACCGCAC TTCTTCAGACAATGAAGAAGATAATTCAATTGATGAAACGCAAGATACTGCAGAATGCCTTGTACCTTGCACTAAAAGACGTCGTCGAAGTACTGTATGCGGTTCTGCCAGAGTATCAAGTACACCAACACGACAAAGAATTTGCAGCGCTGATCGGGCTAAATTAATTGACAAAGCCCTAACGAAAATGATCGCATTAACTTTATTACCTATTTCGACTGTTTCAAATCCCggttttattcaatttatgaATGTTATCGAGCCTACATATAAAGTACCTTCAGCACCAACAATGACCGTAAGGATAAATATGGCATTTGAGGAAATTAAGAAGGCAGTTCTTTCGAAATTAGCGAAAGTTGATCATGTAGCACTATCAACCGATTGCTGGACTTCGCGAGCACAACATTCCTACATAACGGTGTCTGTGTACTTTATAGACGAAACGTGGACACCTCAGAATTACGTGTTAGAAACGCAAGAAATGGAAGAATGTCATACAGCGCAACATCTTTCatcaaaattacaatttattataagagaATGGAATTTAATCGGGAAAGTTACTGCTATAGTCACTGACAATGCTTCAAATATTCTCGCAGCATTACGTTTAATGAACAATATTATAGAAGAAACTGAAGATGTAACATGTAGTGCACATTCCTTGCAACTTTCTATTTATAAGGGTCTTCAAATTGATGATATTAATTGCATCATTAATAAAGCAAGTAAGATCGTAGCTCATTTCAAACATTCAACTGTTGCCACAAATGCTCTTCAAAGAGCACAGGAGCAGATACAgtcagagaaaaagaaattaattcaaagctGCAGAACTCGTTGGAATAGTACCTATTTTATGTTAGAAAGATTAATACAAAATAGAATTCCGGTAGAAACTGTATTATCAAATAGAACTGTTACATCATCTGCTGTTGCACAAAAACTTGAAGTTTCTGAATATGATTggattttaatggaaaatttaattaaagtactTAAGCTTCTCCAAATGGCAATAACGTTTCTTTGTAGTGATACTATGTCACCTACATCTATAACACGCCCCATTATTCGTACTGTGCTAGATAATCacatacaaataaatgaagatgatgataatataattcacCAGCTTAAAGAAACAGTCGTCAGTGACTTAACAGATCGTTTCCGTTTGAATTGGGATGAATCTGAATCTCCGAATATCACGATAAATCAGCTAGCGAGTTTCCTATATCCTCGTTCGAAAGATTTACTTGCAGAACCTGTGGCAGTTCGAAGTAAAATTCGATCCATTATCGCTGAGAAGATTCATCATGAAGAGACGCAACACGAAGAAGCTGAAAATACACAAATAAATTGCTTAGACTTTTTGTTCCAAACAAATAGTAATGTTAACAATCCTCAGACTCAATTGTCACATTATCTGGCGGAACCGCAAATCAGCCACAATATGGATCCTTACGAATGGTGGAAGAATCATGAAAAGCGATATCCGAGTATTGCTAAATTAGCTAAAACGTATTTAGCTATTCCTGCTTCTTCTGCTGGTTCCGAAAGAGTATTTTCTACAGCGGGGAATATTGTTACAGCCAAAAGAA gTAGTTCAGATCCGGATTTATTTGCAGATTCGGATAGATTCGAATATTCGGAAACTAAGATCCAGATCTGGATCCGAATTATCCGGATAATTCAAGGATTCGAACTTCAGTAG